The Echeneis naucrates chromosome 8, fEcheNa1.1, whole genome shotgun sequence genome has a window encoding:
- the junbb gene encoding junB proto-oncogene, AP-1 transcription factor subunit b: MSTKMEQPFYHDDSFLSPYGHSDAPMHDYKLLKQNMNLNLTEPYRNLKSQLRAETDLYQGGQQDVGSLKLASPELERLIIQNSNGVITTPTPGQYFYNRGITDEQEGFAEGFVKALDELHKMNQMPPPNVSIGAGGVTTCSAAASSVFGTALQPEPPIYTTLNAYCPNTSLSSASSYPTATISYLPPQQQSHPHTSTHGAHPFQHTLPASGLHPQRLVALKEEPQTVPDLLSSDGSPPMSPIDLETQERIKAERKRLRNRLAATKCRKRKLERIARLEEKVKVLKNDNAGLSNTASVLRDQVAQLKQKVLTHVSSGCQLMLTSKMEAF, translated from the coding sequence ATGTCTACAAAGATGGAACAGCCTTTTTATCATGACGACTCTTTTCTGTCGCCTTACGGCCACTCAGATGCGCCAATGCACGACTACAAACTGCTAAAGCAGAATATGAATTTGAACTTGACAGAGCCTTATCGCAACCTGAAATCCCAGCTGAGAGCCGAAACAGACCTGTACCAAGGGGGGCAGCAAGACGTGGGGTCCCTGAAGCTCGCATCCCCTGAGCTAGAGAGGCTCATCATCCAAAACAGTAACGGTGTGATCACCACTCCCACCCCCGGTCAGTACTTCTACAACCGGGGCATCACCGATGAGCAGGAGGGGTTCGCTGAGGGGTTTGTGAAAGCCCTGGACGAGCTGCACAAGATGAACCAGATGCCCCCTCCCAATGTGTCCATCGGTGCCGGTGGAGTTACGACGTGTTCAGCGGCGGCCTCTAGTGTCTTCGGCACCGCCTTGCAGCCGGAGCCTCCCATTTACACAACACTGAACGCCTATTGCCCGAACACAAGCCTCTCCTCTGCATCCAGCTACCCCACAGCCACCATCAGCTATCTGCCGCCGCAGCAGCAGAGCCACCCGCACACCTCGACGCACGGCGCCCACCCCTTCCAGCACACTCTCCCCGCCTCCGGTCTCCATCCGCAGCGGCTCGTCGCTCTGAAAGAGGAGCCTCAGACCGTGCCCGACCTCTTGAGCAGCGACGGCTCTCCCCCGATGTCTCCGATCGACCTGGAGACCCAGGAGAGGATCAAGGCGGAGCGCAAGAGGCTGAGGAACCGGCTGGCGGCCACCAAGTGCCGGAAGCGCAAGCTGGAGCGCATCGCCCggctggaggagaaggtgaaagTTTTGAAGAACGACAACGCGGGCCTGTCCAACACAGCGTCCGTGCTCCGGGACCAGGTGGCCCAGCTCAAACAGAAGGTCCTGACACATGTGAGCAGCGGCTGTCAGCTGATGCTTACGAGCAAGATGGAGGCGTTTTAA
- the rtbdn gene encoding retbindin, with translation MGVTFRPLLLVCACMAAVLIGGARSEGMCLQDGKHKAVPSPEPHLRDCALYADNSCCTEEDIQDISHVPSATNKNEPWDKCGSLSSECEGFLKRVSCFYRCSPDAARWPHPHRGSYIQAVPLCHSFCRDWFDACRMDLTCARNWARDPRGQNCAGACVQYQQMYQHGRDLCESLWGDAFMTVEDDPEDVGEAGEIGAEGDSSRPCGCLTLSPSDKDVIAALRAQQDDPEELDTTKTGLPQYRAPCQTKLPLQARSSRKGNSVLRKRSVLVDDGEGSGSGSNL, from the exons ATGGGTGTCACCTTTCGCCCTCTGCTATTGGTTTGCGCCTGTATGGCGGCTGTCCTGATTGGCGGAGCCCGCTCGGAGGGGATGTGTCTTCAAGACGGCAAGCACAAGGCCGTGCCCAGTCCGGAGCCGCACCTGAGGGACTGCGCGCTGTACGCTGACA ATAGCTGTTGCACAGAAGAAGACATCCAGGACATCTCCCATGTTCCCTCTGCGACTAATAAGAATGAACCGTGGGACAAATGTGGGTCTCTGAGCTCTGA GTGTGAGGGTTTCCTGAAGCGTGTGTCATGCTTTTACCGCTGTTCCCCTGATGCTGCGCGGTGGCCTCATCCTCATCGCGGCTCATACATCCAGGCCGTGCCGCTCTGCCACAGCTTCTGTCGTGATTG GTTTGACGCTTGCAGGATGGACCTGACATGTGCTCGTAATTGGGCCAGAGACCCCCGGGGACAGAACTGTGCTGGAGCCTGTGTCCAGTACCAGCAG ATGTACCAGCACGGCAGGGATCTCTGTGAGAGCCTGTGGGGTGATGCTTTCATGACAGTGGAGGATGACCCAGAGGATGTGGGAGAGGCTGGAGAGATTGGAGCGGAGGGGGACAGCAGTCGTCCCTGCGGCTGCCTGACCCTGAGTCCATCCGATAAGGACGTGATTGCTGCCCTCAGGGCCCAGCAGGATGACCCTGAGGAGCTGGACACCACCAAGACAGGCCTGCCTCAGTACCGGGCCCCTTGCCAGACCAAGCTGCCACTGCAGGCCAGAAGCAGCAGGAAGGGGAACTCCGTGCTCCGCAAGCGCTCGGTCTTGGTAGATGACGGCGAGGGGAGCGGCAGTGGCAGCAACTTGTAG